A window of the Egibacter rhizosphaerae genome harbors these coding sequences:
- a CDS encoding thymidine phosphorylase: protein MSEDTRTPGGVALPSELIGRKRDGGSLTEDELRTLVEGYLEGRVGEGQIGAFLMAGVLRGFSRDEAIALTRIFVESGAMLEQAGLPGPTVDKHSTGGVGDGTTLLVAPTLAACGVTLVKLSGRGLGHTGGTLDKLESIPGFRVDLDGRELYRVASEVGCVVAAQTNELVPADRELYALRDVTGTVESTALIASSVMSKKLAAGSNAIVLDVKAGEGAFMASEEAAAELAELCVEIGEADGRRTVALVTAMDQPLGTGIGNALEVAECVRLLEAEPQGRLAELAAELAATGLALATETDLDAARERVRDAWSSGASRAKLREMIVAQGGDPGAVDNPAATLPQAPVQRPVPADAAGCVRRVAARGVGELAAWLGAGRARKGDPVDPAVGLDLHVAIGDEVEAGQALATVHARDDATADEGARRLGELIEVGAPTEAPPTLLRRVGSV from the coding sequence GTGAGCGAGGACACCCGAACCCCGGGCGGCGTGGCACTGCCCAGTGAGCTGATCGGTCGCAAGCGCGACGGGGGCTCGCTCACCGAGGACGAGCTGCGCACCCTGGTCGAGGGTTACCTGGAGGGGCGGGTCGGCGAGGGCCAGATCGGCGCGTTCCTGATGGCCGGGGTCCTGCGCGGGTTCAGCCGCGACGAGGCGATCGCGCTCACGCGCATCTTCGTCGAGTCCGGAGCCATGCTCGAGCAGGCCGGGCTCCCCGGTCCGACCGTGGACAAGCACTCGACCGGCGGGGTCGGGGACGGCACCACCCTCCTGGTGGCCCCGACGCTGGCGGCCTGCGGCGTGACGCTGGTGAAGCTCTCCGGTCGCGGCCTGGGTCACACGGGCGGCACGCTCGACAAACTCGAGTCGATCCCCGGCTTCCGGGTGGACCTCGACGGTCGGGAGCTGTACCGCGTCGCGAGCGAGGTGGGCTGTGTCGTCGCCGCGCAGACCAACGAACTCGTGCCTGCCGACCGCGAGCTCTACGCGCTCCGGGACGTCACGGGCACCGTCGAATCGACGGCGCTGATCGCCTCGAGCGTCATGAGCAAGAAGCTCGCCGCGGGCTCGAACGCGATCGTGCTCGACGTGAAGGCGGGGGAGGGTGCGTTCATGGCGTCGGAGGAGGCCGCGGCCGAGCTGGCCGAGCTCTGCGTCGAGATCGGGGAGGCCGACGGCCGTCGCACGGTGGCGCTCGTCACCGCGATGGACCAGCCGCTCGGCACGGGGATCGGCAACGCGCTCGAGGTCGCCGAGTGCGTGCGACTGCTCGAGGCCGAGCCGCAGGGACGTCTGGCCGAGCTCGCCGCGGAGCTCGCCGCGACCGGCCTCGCGCTCGCGACCGAGACCGACCTCGACGCAGCTCGGGAGCGGGTGCGCGACGCGTGGAGCTCGGGCGCGTCCCGCGCCAAGCTGCGCGAGATGATCGTGGCCCAGGGCGGCGATCCCGGGGCGGTGGACAACCCGGCGGCGACGCTCCCGCAGGCGCCCGTGCAGCGCCCGGTGCCCGCGGACGCGGCCGGGTGCGTCCGCCGCGTGGCCGCGCGCGGGGTGGGGGAGCTGGCCGCCTGGCTGGGCGCGGGCAGGGCCCGCAAGGGCGATCCCGTGGATCCGGCGGTCGGCCTCGACCTGCACGTGGCCATCGGCGACGAGGTCGAGGCCGGGCAGGCCCTGGCCACCGTGCACGCTCGCGACGATGCGACCGCGGACGAGGGCGCCCGCCGACTCGGCGAGCTCATCGAGGTGGGAGCTCCCACGGAGGCGCCGCCCACGCTGCTGCGCCGCGTCGGGTCGGTCTGA
- the recN gene encoding DNA repair protein RecN, giving the protein MRPHLSELRIRDVGVIDEVSLELEPGLTVLTGETGAGKTMVVAALELLLGGRADTDRVRGGASRALVEGVVTPPPDEAGEWLDDGDEELVVSREVASGRSRARLGGRLAPVSGLADVVGAVVEVHGQQDTARLSEPTAQRELLDRSGGATVARALEAYREVYQRWRAAADELARLEEGGRDRARELDRLRFELAEIDAVDPQPDEEEELAGELARLEHAESLQAAAHGAASALADDGGARDALGSAVAALRGVAGVDERLDTLLARLEGLAADVQDAGLELGRYADELELEPERLEHLRERQAALAALTRKYGPSAAAVVEYAAEARERLGGLEGGDERIAELRDEVAAAERRVSERAEELRAARREAGAALADVVAGHLADLAMADATVEVAVEATEPGPYGADRVTFQLAANPGEPMRPLAKAASGGERSRVALALRLALADADETPVLVFDEVDAGVGGSVALAVGEKLARLARGRQVLCVTHLAQLAAHADTHLVVAKDGDADGRTRARVDRVADAERVDELARMLSGSSGQAAAEHAAELLDRAQRAVSDA; this is encoded by the coding sequence ATGCGTCCCCACCTGTCGGAGCTGCGGATCCGCGACGTCGGGGTCATCGACGAGGTCTCCCTGGAGCTCGAACCGGGCCTCACCGTGCTGACCGGCGAGACCGGTGCCGGCAAGACGATGGTCGTCGCCGCGCTCGAGCTCCTGCTCGGCGGTCGGGCCGACACGGATCGGGTCCGGGGCGGGGCCAGCCGTGCCCTGGTCGAGGGCGTGGTGACCCCGCCTCCCGACGAGGCCGGGGAGTGGCTCGACGACGGCGACGAGGAACTGGTGGTCTCGCGGGAGGTCGCCAGCGGACGCAGCCGGGCGCGGTTGGGCGGGCGGCTCGCGCCCGTGTCGGGCCTCGCCGACGTCGTGGGGGCGGTCGTCGAGGTGCACGGCCAGCAGGACACCGCGCGGCTCTCCGAACCCACGGCGCAGCGCGAGCTGCTCGATCGGTCGGGTGGAGCGACCGTGGCCCGCGCGTTGGAGGCCTACCGCGAGGTCTACCAGCGTTGGCGGGCAGCGGCGGACGAGCTCGCCCGCCTCGAGGAGGGCGGCCGGGACCGCGCGCGCGAGCTCGACCGACTCCGGTTCGAGCTCGCCGAGATCGACGCGGTGGATCCGCAGCCCGACGAGGAGGAGGAGCTGGCCGGTGAGCTCGCGCGGCTGGAGCACGCCGAGTCGCTGCAGGCCGCTGCCCACGGCGCCGCCTCCGCCCTGGCGGACGACGGCGGGGCGCGCGATGCGCTCGGTTCCGCGGTCGCCGCCCTGCGGGGGGTCGCGGGGGTCGACGAGCGCCTCGACACGCTGCTCGCCCGGCTCGAAGGGCTCGCCGCCGATGTGCAGGACGCGGGCCTGGAGCTGGGCCGCTACGCCGACGAGCTCGAACTCGAACCCGAGCGTCTGGAGCACCTGCGTGAGCGGCAGGCGGCGCTCGCTGCGTTGACGCGCAAGTACGGGCCGTCGGCCGCGGCGGTCGTCGAGTACGCCGCCGAGGCCAGGGAACGGCTCGGAGGCCTGGAGGGCGGTGACGAGCGCATTGCCGAGTTGCGCGACGAGGTCGCCGCCGCCGAGCGCCGGGTGAGCGAGCGGGCCGAGGAGCTGCGAGCCGCGCGGCGCGAGGCGGGGGCCGCACTCGCCGACGTCGTGGCGGGGCACCTCGCAGATCTCGCGATGGCCGATGCCACGGTCGAGGTCGCCGTCGAGGCGACCGAGCCCGGACCGTACGGCGCCGACCGTGTGACCTTCCAGCTCGCGGCGAACCCCGGGGAGCCGATGCGCCCGCTCGCGAAGGCGGCGAGCGGAGGGGAGCGCAGCCGCGTCGCGCTCGCGCTGCGCCTGGCTCTCGCCGACGCCGACGAGACGCCCGTGCTCGTGTTCGACGAGGTCGATGCGGGCGTCGGCGGCAGCGTCGCGCTCGCCGTGGGGGAGAAGCTCGCGCGCCTCGCGCGGGGCCGCCAGGTCCTCTGCGTCACCCATCTCGCCCAGCTCGCGGCGCACGCCGACACGCACCTGGTCGTGGCCAAGGACGGGGACGCCGACGGTCGCACGCGTGCCCGGGTGGATCGGGTGGCCGACGCGGAGCGCGTCGACGAGCTCGCGCGCATGCTCTCGGGCTCCAGCGGCCAGGCCGCGGCCGAGCACGCCGCGGAGTTGCTCGACCGCGCGCAGCGTGCCGTCAGCGACGCGTAG
- a CDS encoding CTP synthase, producing MAKHILVTGGVSSSLGKGITAASLGRLLKARGLRVTMQKLDPYVNVDPGTMNPFEHGEVFVTEDGGETDLDLGHYERFIDESLHKVSSVTTGQIYQSVIAKERRGDYLGKTVQVVPHVTDEIKSRILALAHEDRAAGPTDVVITEVGGTVGDIEGLPFLEAIRQLRYDVGREQICYVHCALVPFIGPTGELKTKPAQHSVRELRSIGIQPDALVLRSDRPLSPELKQKVAMLSDVDVDGVVSAHDADSLYAVPLRLREEGLDDFVVRRLRLDPVPEPDLTEWSAIVDRALAPQDRVRIAVVGKYTSLPDAYLSVVEALGHAGVANGVEVEIAWVSTDELVPGEDPEVVASLGDAAARRSGIGGGGNGALDHGLAARVDRALGRVHGILVPGGFGVRGIEGKVVAAQEAREREVPYLGICLGLQVAIIEYARHVLGLREAHSTEFAPETPDPVVDLMPDQHDVADLGGTMRLGTYPCRLTPGTRSASAYGEPVIYERHRHRWEVNNRYRSALSDGGMTFAGLSPDDRLVEIIELEGHPWFVGTQFHPEFRSRPNRPHPLFAGFVAAARERMLAEAGRLPELDDPRDVTAAVRGGVAPSAGDGT from the coding sequence GTGGCCAAGCACATCCTCGTGACCGGCGGCGTCTCCTCCTCGCTGGGCAAGGGGATCACGGCGGCGAGCCTCGGGCGGTTGCTGAAGGCGCGGGGTCTGCGCGTGACGATGCAGAAGCTCGATCCCTACGTGAACGTCGACCCCGGCACGATGAACCCGTTCGAGCACGGCGAGGTCTTCGTCACCGAGGACGGGGGCGAGACCGACCTCGACCTCGGTCACTACGAGCGGTTCATCGACGAGAGCCTGCACAAGGTCTCGAGCGTCACGACCGGGCAGATCTACCAGTCGGTGATCGCCAAGGAGCGGCGCGGTGACTACCTGGGCAAGACCGTGCAGGTCGTCCCGCACGTGACCGACGAGATCAAGTCCCGCATCCTCGCCCTCGCGCACGAGGACCGCGCCGCCGGGCCCACGGACGTGGTGATCACCGAGGTGGGCGGGACCGTCGGCGACATCGAGGGGTTGCCGTTCCTCGAGGCGATCCGCCAGCTGCGCTACGACGTCGGGCGCGAGCAGATCTGTTACGTGCACTGCGCCCTCGTCCCGTTCATCGGCCCGACCGGGGAGCTCAAGACCAAGCCGGCGCAGCACTCGGTGCGCGAGCTGCGATCCATCGGGATCCAGCCGGACGCGCTGGTATTGCGGTCGGATCGGCCCCTGTCGCCCGAGCTCAAGCAGAAGGTCGCGATGCTCTCCGACGTCGACGTCGACGGCGTCGTGAGCGCCCACGACGCCGACAGCCTCTACGCGGTGCCGCTGCGGCTGCGCGAGGAGGGACTCGACGACTTCGTCGTGCGGCGGCTGCGGCTCGACCCGGTGCCCGAGCCGGACCTGACCGAGTGGTCGGCGATCGTCGACCGTGCGCTCGCGCCCCAGGACCGCGTGCGGATCGCGGTGGTCGGCAAGTACACCTCGCTGCCGGACGCCTACCTCTCGGTGGTCGAGGCGCTCGGTCACGCCGGTGTGGCGAACGGGGTCGAGGTCGAGATCGCCTGGGTGTCCACCGACGAGTTGGTGCCCGGCGAGGACCCCGAGGTCGTCGCGTCGCTGGGCGACGCTGCCGCACGCCGAAGCGGGATCGGGGGAGGTGGCAATGGTGCGCTCGACCACGGCCTCGCCGCCCGCGTCGATCGGGCGCTCGGCCGCGTCCACGGCATCCTCGTGCCCGGCGGATTCGGCGTGCGCGGCATCGAGGGCAAGGTGGTCGCGGCGCAGGAGGCACGCGAGCGCGAGGTCCCCTATCTCGGGATCTGCCTCGGGCTGCAGGTCGCGATCATCGAGTACGCCCGCCACGTGCTGGGCCTGCGCGAGGCGCACTCGACCGAGTTCGCGCCCGAGACGCCGGATCCGGTGGTCGACCTCATGCCGGACCAGCACGACGTCGCCGATCTCGGCGGGACGATGCGGCTCGGCACCTACCCCTGCCGACTCACCCCCGGGACGCGATCGGCCTCCGCCTACGGCGAGCCCGTCATCTACGAGCGCCATCGGCATCGCTGGGAGGTCAACAACCGCTACCGCTCGGCTCTCTCGGACGGCGGCATGACGTTCGCCGGCCTGAGTCCCGACGACCGCCTGGTGGAGATCATCGAGCTCGAGGGCCATCCGTGGTTCGTCGGGACGCAGTTCCATCCCGAGTTCCGGTCGCGACCCAACCGACCCCACCCGCTGTTCGCGGGGTTCGTGGCAGCGGCCCGCGAGCGCATGCTCGCCGAAGCCGGGCGTCTCCCGGAGTTGGACGACCCCCGTGACGTGACCGCCGCCGTGCGCGGCGGCGTGGCGCCGTCGGCCGGGGACGGCACGTGA
- the scpB gene encoding SMC-Scp complex subunit ScpB, with the protein MSAEPDALLGSELRKALEAVLFVVEEPVDVVTLAQVLEVPTDDVEAGLRALRSAYVDEGRGFVLREVGGGWRLYTDPGASAYVERFVLNGRTNRLSQAALETLAVVAYEQPVTRARVGEIRGVDADGAVRSLVSRGLVTEVGRAEVPGQPLLYGTTSDFLERLGLNDLGELPPLPDLAPKGPAPAEPPPGGYKQARREVESSWQQPPDPSDEGSA; encoded by the coding sequence GTGAGCGCGGAGCCGGACGCCCTGCTCGGCTCGGAGCTCCGCAAGGCGCTCGAGGCGGTCCTGTTCGTGGTGGAGGAGCCGGTCGACGTCGTGACGCTCGCGCAGGTCCTCGAGGTGCCCACTGACGACGTGGAGGCCGGGCTGCGGGCGTTGCGCAGCGCCTACGTCGACGAGGGCCGCGGGTTCGTGCTCCGTGAGGTGGGCGGGGGCTGGCGGCTCTACACCGACCCGGGCGCCAGCGCGTACGTCGAGCGGTTCGTGCTGAACGGGCGGACGAACCGTCTGTCACAGGCGGCGCTCGAGACGCTCGCGGTCGTCGCGTACGAGCAGCCGGTGACGAGGGCGCGGGTCGGCGAGATCCGTGGCGTCGACGCGGACGGCGCGGTCAGGTCCCTCGTCTCGCGAGGGCTCGTCACCGAGGTCGGGCGAGCAGAGGTGCCGGGGCAGCCACTGCTCTACGGGACGACCTCCGACTTCCTCGAGCGCCTGGGACTCAACGACCTCGGCGAGCTGCCCCCACTCCCGGATCTGGCGCCCAAGGGGCCCGCTCCCGCCGAACCGCCCCCGGGTGGCTACAAGCAGGCCCGGCGCGAGGTCGAGAGCTCGTGGCAGCAGCCACCGGATCCGTCCGACGAGGGATCGGCGTGA
- the xerD gene encoding site-specific tyrosine recombinase XerD gives MGSLPRHGDRYLDYLRVERGLATQSLAAYRRDLEVYGTWLAEHGPGDPLNASRDDLARFAGWLRERRTPRGTPYASASTARVLVAVRGLHRFLVDEGLATDDPSSELGGPSPGRPLPKALAVDEVEALLDAPTGDEPTGMRDRAMLELLYAAGLRISELVNLDVDDVDAAERVLRCRGKGGKDRVVPVGRTAAASVDAWLVRGRPAMAPRDAALFCNGRGGRLSRQGAWKIIKKHAEAAGLAERASPHILRHSFATHLLDGGADVRVVQELLGHASVNTTQIYTLVTDGRLRAIYDEAHPRARSTDDDGLAKGAAT, from the coding sequence ATGGGCTCGCTGCCACGCCACGGGGACCGCTACCTCGACTACCTCCGGGTGGAGCGGGGGCTCGCCACGCAGAGCCTGGCGGCCTACCGTCGGGACCTCGAGGTCTACGGCACCTGGCTCGCCGAGCACGGGCCCGGCGACCCGCTGAACGCGTCGCGGGACGACCTCGCGCGGTTCGCGGGATGGCTCCGCGAGCGCAGGACGCCCCGGGGGACCCCGTACGCGTCGGCGAGCACTGCGCGGGTGCTGGTGGCCGTGCGCGGGCTGCACCGCTTCCTCGTGGACGAGGGCCTGGCCACGGACGATCCCTCCAGCGAGCTCGGCGGACCGAGCCCCGGCCGGCCGCTGCCGAAGGCGCTCGCCGTGGACGAGGTGGAGGCCCTGCTCGACGCCCCGACCGGGGATGAGCCCACCGGCATGCGTGACCGCGCGATGCTGGAGCTCCTCTACGCCGCGGGCCTCAGGATCAGCGAACTCGTGAACCTGGATGTCGACGACGTCGACGCTGCAGAGCGGGTGTTGCGATGCCGCGGCAAGGGCGGCAAGGATCGGGTCGTCCCGGTCGGTCGGACCGCTGCGGCGAGCGTCGATGCCTGGCTCGTGCGCGGGCGCCCCGCGATGGCGCCGAGGGACGCGGCGCTGTTCTGCAACGGCCGTGGGGGACGGCTCAGCCGGCAGGGCGCGTGGAAGATCATCAAGAAGCACGCCGAGGCCGCGGGACTCGCGGAGCGCGCCTCGCCGCATATCCTGCGGCACAGCTTCGCGACCCATCTGCTCGACGGTGGCGCCGACGTACGGGTGGTCCAGGAGCTGCTGGGGCACGCGAGCGTGAACACGACGCAGATCTACACCCTGGTCACCGACGGTCGCCTCCGGGCGATCTACGACGAGGCTCATCCGAGGGCGCGCTCGACGGACGACGACGGGCTCGCGAAAGGAGCGGCGACGTGA
- a CDS encoding thioredoxin family protein — MVEFGMRAPAFSLLDTEGHEVSLDDFADAPAMLVMFICNHCPFVKHVQHELARLAEEYQQRGVGVVGINANDPETHPSDSPEEMRAEASRVGYTFPYLFDERQDIAKAYGAVCTPDFFLFDGDRRLVYRGQTDASRPGNDVPVTGEDLRVALDRVLAGEPPPAEQHPSVGCSIKWKPGNEPA; from the coding sequence ATGGTCGAGTTCGGTATGCGCGCGCCGGCGTTCTCGTTGCTCGATACCGAGGGCCACGAGGTGTCGCTCGACGATTTCGCCGACGCCCCCGCGATGCTCGTGATGTTCATCTGCAACCACTGCCCGTTCGTGAAGCACGTGCAGCACGAGCTGGCGCGGCTGGCCGAGGAGTACCAGCAGCGAGGCGTCGGGGTCGTCGGGATCAACGCGAACGACCCCGAGACCCACCCCTCGGACTCGCCCGAGGAGATGCGCGCCGAGGCCTCCCGCGTGGGGTACACGTTCCCGTACCTCTTCGACGAGCGCCAGGACATCGCCAAGGCCTACGGTGCGGTCTGCACCCCGGACTTCTTCCTCTTCGACGGCGACCGGCGCCTCGTGTACCGGGGTCAGACGGACGCCAGCCGGCCCGGGAACGACGTCCCCGTGACCGGGGAGGACCTGCGCGTGGCACTCGACCGCGTCCTGGCGGGTGAGCCCCCACCCGCCGAGCAGCATCCCAGCGTGGGCTGCTCGATCAAGTGGAAGCCGGGCAACGAGCCGGCGTGA
- a CDS encoding segregation and condensation protein A, which translates to MAASYTVSVGSFEGPFDLLLQLIARHKVDIHEISLAEITDDYLAVLGAMEEVDLEVTTEFLVVAATLLELKAARLLPGEEDPEVEEQALEARDLLYARLLDYRMFKEAAGWLALRLGDHEGLVPRTVGPEPEFAALRPPVQVGVDVEGLAAVGRRVYASQPPGEVDTSHLQPVRLTVREAAGMVVDELVRAGGRVTFRELTAGCRHRVEVVVHFLALLELAARDHVDLEQAERFGTITVHLASGDDGAHRLDDLTPTSADLAPTAPPEADE; encoded by the coding sequence ATGGCGGCTTCGTACACGGTCTCGGTCGGGTCCTTCGAGGGCCCGTTCGACCTGTTGCTGCAGCTCATCGCGCGACACAAGGTCGACATCCACGAGATCTCCCTCGCGGAGATCACCGACGACTACCTGGCGGTCCTGGGCGCGATGGAGGAGGTGGACCTCGAGGTGACGACCGAGTTCCTCGTCGTCGCCGCGACCCTTCTCGAGCTGAAGGCCGCGCGCCTCCTGCCGGGCGAGGAGGATCCCGAGGTCGAGGAGCAGGCGCTGGAAGCGCGCGACCTCCTCTACGCCCGGCTGCTCGATTACCGCATGTTCAAGGAGGCTGCCGGGTGGCTGGCGCTGCGCCTGGGGGACCACGAAGGGTTGGTGCCCCGCACCGTCGGTCCGGAACCCGAGTTCGCCGCCTTGCGCCCGCCGGTGCAGGTCGGGGTGGACGTCGAGGGGCTGGCAGCGGTGGGCCGCCGCGTCTACGCCTCGCAGCCGCCCGGTGAGGTGGACACGAGCCACCTGCAGCCGGTGCGGCTCACGGTGCGCGAGGCGGCCGGAATGGTCGTCGACGAGCTGGTGCGCGCCGGGGGTCGTGTCACGTTCCGGGAACTGACCGCCGGGTGCCGCCACCGGGTCGAGGTGGTCGTGCACTTCCTGGCGCTGCTTGAGCTCGCCGCGCGCGACCACGTCGACCTCGAGCAGGCCGAGCGCTTCGGGACGATCACGGTCCACCTCGCCTCGGGCGACGACGGCGCCCACCGGCTCGACGACCTGACCCCGACGAGCGCCGACCTCGCCCCCACCGCGCCTCCGGAGGCCGACGAGTGA
- a CDS encoding NUDIX domain-containing protein — translation MNASDEPRQDIVCVDSRRAYEGVLSRVRIDVLESPDGTRFEREVVEHVDAVGIVAVTPEGEVVLLRQYRRPVGERLLEIPAGICDVVGEEAAGTAARELAEETGYAADRFEWLGAAWNSAGWTDERTELFLARDAVPQGHPQDFVAEAEEAAMDVVLLPLSDAVELVRGGAVPDAKTALGLLLAEGRVG, via the coding sequence GTGAACGCCTCCGACGAGCCCCGACAGGACATCGTGTGCGTCGATTCGCGGCGGGCCTACGAGGGTGTGCTGTCGCGCGTGCGGATCGACGTCCTCGAGTCCCCCGACGGCACCAGGTTCGAGCGCGAGGTCGTCGAGCACGTCGACGCGGTGGGGATCGTGGCGGTCACGCCCGAGGGGGAGGTCGTGCTCCTGCGGCAGTACCGCCGACCCGTGGGGGAACGGCTGCTGGAGATCCCCGCCGGCATCTGCGACGTGGTCGGCGAGGAGGCCGCCGGCACCGCCGCCCGCGAGCTCGCGGAGGAGACCGGCTACGCGGCCGATCGATTCGAATGGTTGGGCGCGGCGTGGAACTCGGCGGGCTGGACCGACGAACGGACCGAGCTCTTCCTCGCCCGCGACGCGGTGCCGCAGGGACACCCCCAGGACTTCGTGGCCGAGGCCGAGGAGGCGGCCATGGACGTGGTCCTCCTACCCCTGTCCGACGCCGTCGAACTCGTGCGCGGTGGGGCGGTCCCCGACGCGAAGACCGCGCTCGGCCTGCTGCTCGCCGAGGGACGCGTCGGTTAG